Part of the Serinus canaria isolate serCan28SL12 chromosome 1, serCan2020, whole genome shotgun sequence genome is shown below.
TTGATTTAGAGAAGTATGTTAAAAGAGGTGTCTTCCCCTCTATAAAAGATTATTGCTacaaggggagagaaaaaaatttctttatatgCCAAGGAAAGAGGAcaagaaattattcattttattttagattatGTTTAGTTAAATTTCAATTAAGAAAAGCCTCACACTGAGGATAGTAAAACCCTGGATCAGGTTGTTCAGGGAAACTGCTTTTAAGACCAGACTAGAGAAATGTCTTCAGTAACAGCCTAGGTGGTGTCAGCTCAATCTTGCTCCTGAAAGGCTCAAGGTCCATGGAAAATCATTCCCAGACCCAATTTTCTCTAACTCAAATGCCATTTGGTTGCAGAGGGACTAAATATATTTAAGAGAGCTAGATTCATTATCCATTGCAATTTTACTGtgtgaaattattctttttgcAACTAAATTTATTACTCACAAACCTCTTCAGGAAACTTTATGACCAAATCCAGGTCTCTCAAAGTAGAAAGAATTCAATCTTCCCCACATATTAACtaagataacaaaaaaaatgcataGCTGGCCAGCCTAGTTACTGAAATTGGCAACAGCTGCAAGCATGTTGccctgggaaaaaaggaataacaCCTAAATAAGGTGGGAGGAACAGAAAGTGAATGTTTTTCTGActttcataaaatcataaatagtttgggttggaaggaaccttaaggGCCATCTAATCCACCTGCCCCCCTGCTATGTACAAGGGCATCTTTAACTAGAGCAGGTTTCCTCCCGTTCTTCTGGGACATTCACAAAAGCATTATTTGCTATTTCTTATTCAGAATTTGTCACATCTCATTAAATAAATGGTAGCCCATCTGATAACTGTTCCAAAACCAACTGTCACTGAACACATTATAACTCACTCAAAGCTCATCTTATCCTGTGCCCTCGCTGACAGAAACTAAAAGAAGCTgtaacaaaaaacaaacatcaaatGCTGTTGTCTACCCATAACTACCACTTTCCCCCATTTTCATATGAGTGCTTCTGCCAAAAAATTTCATTGCCTACATCAACAAagaatcatggagtggtttgggttggaagggagcctTGGAGATGATAGCATCATAGAATACAATCATTAAGGTCAAGAAAACCCTCAAGATCACAAAGTCCAACCCTGGGCTCAACACCACCAAGTCCACTAAACCATATGACAAAAGTGCCATGATCactcattttttaaacacttccagggctggcaacttccctgggaagcctgtgtCAGTGCTGAATGAATCTATCACTgaagaaaatctttttaatCTCCCTCAGCACAATCTGAAGCCATttccttgtcctgttgctggtttcctgggagaagagaccaaccaTGGCCTGATTACAATCACCTTTCAGGGATTTGTAGAGTGTGATCATGTCTCCCCTGATAATGCCTGCCCTgaacctcctcttctccagactcAGCAATGCCAGTACTCAGTCACTCCTTGTATGACACATATTCCAGATCCCTCCAacagcccttctctggacatatTCCAGCACCTCAAAGTCTGCCTTGGAGCCAGGGCAATAACACTAACACAGTActcaaggtgcagcctcaccagtgcttGGTACAGGGGGACAATGTAGTCCAAGATCAGCCTGTTCCAACCCCCATGCCATGAgtagggacactttccactggcTGTCCCAAGCCCCATCCAGTATGGCCTGGAATAtgtccagggatggggcagccacaacttctctaaACAACCAGTTTCAGGGAACAGCCTCACAGGgtagaatttcttcccaatatcccatctaaccctgttCTCTAGCAGCAGGAAGACATTCCCCCTTGTCCAGTCACTCCAGGCTtttgtccaaagtccctctccagttcTCTTGGAGCCCCTaaaggcactggaaggggctttaaggtctccccagagtcTTCTCTTCCACAGGCTGGACAATCCCCATACACAATACAGAGCGTATTTTTGGGGTAGCAGGAAAGAAGTGGTATCAAGGGCTGCCACTGAACACTGAAAACTGAGCAGCAGATGCATGCTCAGCCAGCTTCATGTATGTTCATACCCAAGAAAGCACAGCAGCCTAAGCCCATTAGCCTATTGTGACTAATATTTTATACTGGAGTAAAGAAAGGGTATGTGAGCAAGGAGCAGCCACCAGAGAGTGGCCACATTCCTTGCCACAGGGAGACAGCTGAGGAGTGGTGACTGATCaacccagccaggctgcaggcacaTGGCTTGCTGCAGGCTGATTTCTGCAGCCTTAGAGAGCTCCTTCCCACATTTGGCTTGATTCCAAGACTGCTCTGGGAAAGATCAGTAATAAACAGCTCTGTTATCTCTGCAAGGTTTCAGAGGGGCTGGATGCTTTTGCATGCATGGCAgaatttccctttccttggaTTCATTAGGGAGACTTAAATAGCCTTTGAAACATGACACATTGCACCCTGCTTATAAAGAAGattaatatttttgcttcttttctcaCCAAAGAGATCTCAATTTTATAATCtgacattatttttcatttactcaAAGCTGGTAGTGATTTTTTCAGGCAGGAGCAACTGAACTACTTcattaaaagatgaaaaagtgCTTTTGTCCAAGAAATCTCTGAGAAGGggaatatttacatttctttcccAGTGGTTGATTTGTTGTATTGAAAGTTTTACTTGCAGCTTAACAGATCAGCTTATTTAGACTTTTCTCCAGACCATTTTTAATTGGTTATGAAAGTGTGAGGGTGGTACATAAGCAGAGTTTGGCTGGAGTCAGTGTGGCAGTAAGTCTTGCTTGCAGGAGACTTGGATACCAGTTGCAAAAATCAGCTCCTTAATCAGCTTTTCAACACTTCAAAGAGGCCTCAAACCTCAGGTTTGAGTTTAGCCCTGTGACTTTGAAATCTGGACATACCCTGAGCACTTGAAGGCATGCAGATTTCCAAACCATTTCTAAATTTCAACAAGCTAAGAATGTCCAAAGTGTCTTAGAAAGTGTTTCAGGCTTGTTCTGAAGAAGGCTTTGAAATCTATTCAGGAAAGAGCTCTAAAAGGCTTTTGAGTAATCGAGGAATCATTTTCTGAGTGGATTTTCATATGGTTCATCTACAAAgtaattccttttccttcctgaaaaaCACACAATAAGTCTCCATAATATGATCCCCCTCATTAGAGGGATCACCAATTAGATTATCATTTCCACCCATCTGGCAGTGCAGGATTGTTTCCTACAGCATACAGCAAACTCCAACACATCCAAGGTGTTGCAACTTAACCATCAACCTCTGTCCTGTTTCCAGCATGCTATGAGCAAGAACCAGACcttggggagagggaggaggaaaaggactTTCCCTGGATATGCTGCAAAACTGCTCATTTTTTATCACAAAAATGCatcaatataaatattttaaccaaggaacaggaaaaggCGGTGTTAGTGGCATATTCCACATTTCTGCCTCCTTTGGAGGcagaaggcagggctggaaaatAGTGGAGCTGCCCAGATCAAAGTCTCCTGAGCTGTGGACATAGGGGACTGCACTGTACAGCCCAGGCATGGGCAGACCCCTGTACCCAGAAAAAGACCAGAAAGGTTATGGGAAGGTGGTTGAAGACAGAGTAGACCAAATGAGGgaccacaacaaaaaaacccaacaacctTTTTTACTTCATTGGCATGACTGGCCTTAAAAACTAGACTACTTGGAAACAGTGGGATCTACCTTCAGGAAATTTTTATGTACATAAAGATAAAATGTTCAATTGCCTCCAGGACATGactcattaaataaaaacatgtttGAGTTATTCCCATGTGAGCATTTTTACATCATTCTGAAGCATAAACCACATTTTGCCATGCCTCCTTTCTAACAGCATTCCTTTTGTGCTCCTTCTACCTTATCCTGTAAGTAGACATtatctctgcagccctgcagcaggctggaacAGAGGCAccacatttaaaatgcattaggCACCCTCTTCATGAGAGACAAAttgcaaagagaaaaggggaTCCTTGGGAGGAGGAGACTAGGGAAGatctcctccctttccctgctccccccaggaAGCATAGACCAATCTTCTAACACACTGTgtgtattttacatttatttcctcTAGTAATTTAGTTCAGGAAAGGAGTTGCTATGGCTCATATAACACATGCCAATTTTGAAACACCAGGCATCTTCTCAAGAGGCTGCAGATGGACTGTAATGAAAACAAGCCCAATCACACATGACCTTAAAACTTGGCCTGAGTGGTGCCTGAAGCTCAGCACAGGACTATCTcaccctccttccctcccttggCCATCACCATCTTGCACATCTGAGAATGAGGAGTATTTTTTGACAAGTTCCTTTTGAAAGTCATCCTCTCCCGCCTTAATATCTTGGTCCTCTAAATCCCCACTCAATCTCACTTCCTGTGGACCCCTGGCTGGCAGGTTCACAATCGTGGCTGTCATCCAGCTCGGGATAAACGGATGCCTGCaacacacattttcctttcctcagaaggaaaaaaaaaataattcaggacCTTGACATATTTTTCATCCCTAGATGGGATAAAAAGTTTAAATCTGCTGTAAAATAAGATTAGATGAAGAAGTCACACCTCCCTGTCCCTTGAAAGGATTTCAGCGCATGGAAAATGTTTTACTTGGCAAATCTGTAATGAATTCAACTTTGTTTTGACACAACCTCTTCATTTAATGCAACTCCtataaaactaattttcaaatattcaccgatttttttccttgcaaaacaGAAAGGCAGAACAAAGTGGTCATTTTCAAGGCACAAATATGTCAGAATCCATACAAATCCACAAAAACTTCACTTCCACTaagatgacatttttttcagaaacctGTTTCAATGCATGCTTTTTCCTAGCTATTCATAGTGACTTATAGTCATCTTCACTTGATAATTAATGCTCCACTGCTGAATTGGTGATAAAGGTCAGCCTGGTGCTCCCACCACAAAGCTGTCAGATGTGTGCCATTGTAGAGCAGCCCAGGCATTGATGTCAGAGAATACAGGACATTAACTGTCATAAAGCATCAGGGGACAAAAAAGACAGTCTTGTGTCATTCAGCTGTCTTATCTACTGATCAGTTCCACCAGTTACATGCTgatgcagaatcacagaatcatttaggctgcAAAAGCCCTCTAAAGTCATCGAgtccacagcactgccaagcccaccactaaccCCTGTTCCCCCATTCCCACATGCATATACAGTTTATCTTGTCTGCATCTGGGtcatttcatttcagcaaaacCTTCTCTCCATTGAACCATCATGGTCCAAATACAAGTATGCCCACTACATTAAAAGGAAGGCATCCCAAAACAGACCAGGCACATACTCCTTGCCACTTGCCTGAGCCTCCACTGTGAAATaacagaaagagcaaagaagaaTTATGAGAACTATCTAAAGAAAGGCAAACCAGCAAGAGACATTGAAATCCAGCCATTGCATTCAGCCaacaaaaattaggaaaattctGGAAACATACACTTTTTTGGCTGTTGATAGTTCAGCTCTAGAGAGATCAGATGGGTCTGCCCACCTAGAGATGCTCAGATTGTTGAAATGTTGAATTAGTTTGTCTTGGAGGAAACTAAACAGATggtgggaagagaaaagcatGTTTGCTGCCTGTGAAAGGGGATAGTATGCTGCCCAGTGGAGGTTGGGCTTGACCATAATGACCTTAAATCCCCAATATTAGTGCAACAAAGAAATTCCTCTGCAGAGTCATAAGCAATACAAACACACCTGGACCTTTAATATgcagtagaagaaaaaaaatatcatctttGCCATTTTGGGGtggctttttttaaaggcaatcTAGGAATGCTGGTTCTAACTGGGTTAACATTTGCCTGCTTAGGGGAGCCTTAGAGTAACAACTCTTCTAATCAGCAGTGACTGCACGAAATTACTGAGACTCAACACAGTATAAAGCAGCTGCTTGGTCCTTACAAGTTCTCATGGAGGtaagctgcccagggaatttCAAAATGTATCTTGTGCCTGATTGTGTAAGGGAAAATGTGTCAGCAAGTCCTGTCTTGGCCACAGCCATCATTAACAGGAATTAGTAAACCATATTGTATGTCAGAGATGTGCTTTACCTGCATGTATATGTCACCTCTTTGATTGCCCCTTTTTCATACATGTCCCCCTCTTGCCCTTTCCTCTTTGGGGTCAGAGTACCCACTGCAGAAGTCCTCACCTGTCCTGGGTCCCATGTGACCCCACTTTTTCATTCTTCATGCAGAAATCGGGTGAGCTCTGCAGGTAAATCAGCTCTGTCTCTTTGACTGGCCTGATATCAATATCCTTTGGCACGAGGTATTTGCGTGTGCCCATGGGCCGGTGAACAACCTTGGTGGCAGataaatatttggttttgaGGTCCAATGCAATGTCTCGCAGTTCTTGAAGGCCTTTCCAACAGGTCTTGATAGAGCATGACCCAGAAACTCCATGGCActtacatttcatttcaagaGAGGCTTTCAAGACCTGCAAAAAGGAATGCAGGAGTTAGGAAATGCCCTTCTCTTGCAGCCAAACATCCCACAAGCTTGCTAATGAAGGAACTTCCTTAGCAGAAGCTGCTGTATAAAAGTTCTCATTTCTGCACAGGCAGTCTAGAGTGGCTCTTTGAAAGCAAATGAGATCCTACAGCTCTTTGGTGATCACTATCAGTCCAGGGTCCCCACTTTCACAAGGGCTCATTTGCAGCCAGAAGACAGAAgagtattttgaattttgattAGATATCTATATTAGGCATTTCCACCTTCTAAATTCCTAAGGAGATTAATATCAAAACATTCCATAAATAGATAATTAACATCAATTTTAACCTCCAGCAGCTTTGGCCTTTGGTAAGAGAGATGTCATGGCTTTGTGGAATTCAGTGCACTCTCACCCTGCCTTTCTGCTGGGGTGAGAGTGCACTGAATTCCACAAAGTGCAAAAATAGCCTTTTACTTTGATTCTGCAGTATTCTCATTTCAGTGGGGCACGGCAGGATGCTGCCAGGAAGGGCTGAATGCACCAGCCATGGCAACGCAATGTCCCAAACAAAAATGTGCCCTTTGCaattgaaacaaaaaatcaagacactacaaaaataaaataaaataaaataaaaaaaaccaaaacaacaactcAAActccaagcaaacaaaccaaatagCGTGGGaatagtagaaaaaaaataaaagagccaGAGAGGGAAATTTCAGCATGGTTGTGCTCTGCAAAGGTGGACTCAGCCTGTGGCTACACAGCAAGCTCCCAATGAGGTCAGCAGGCTCCAAGTTTGTCtgcacaggcagccctggaaaGACCAAGCTGTGCAGTAGGAGCAGTCTATGGAACCACTGGAGGCTCAGAGATGGGTGCAGGGGTCAGTTTTATAGCCCTCCCCCAGCCATTTCTTCAGCTGTATGGACAGCTGCTATAAGGATTTGCACATCAGTGCACACCAGGCACTGCACATGGTAAATATTATCCCTCCACTGGATGCAAGCTGTTAAAAGCAGCTTGTGCCAGATATGAGAATAATCACTAGCATAGcagtttaaaaaggaaaaaaatcctccctcctgcctgcagggagggctggaggcaACTGCTGCTGGATGCATCTGGCAGATGATAATCCTCCACGTTCACACAGCACTTTGCCCCCACAATGGCCCTGGCAGAGCACGATGGGACCCATCCCCACCACACCTCCTGGGGtaggcagagccagagccaaCACTGACTGTGCAGCAGGGGGCAATGAGACATCCCACCCACGGTTAAACAGGGCTAATAACAGCACTTGGGACTCCCTGAGTCACAGGGTCAGTTACACAGCCACAGTTTTCAGCAGGCCAAAGGACTTCAGAGCACTCTTTGAGAAACCTGCTCCTTTCTCTAGCTGATAGAGACACTGAACCTCACCACGTGACCAACACTACAGATGATTGTACAAGTACAATAACTCTTGTGGATTTGTTACCTGTCTCCCTACTTCACTGTTGTGCAGATGCATCAGTTTATTGGCTTGTGATCCTGATTTTTTCATCTTCATGGGAGCATCTGAAAATTTGGACCCCATGATAAGACCATAGTTGAGGTTGTCTGCACATCCTCCCCATCGATACCCAGGTCCAGGTGTCTCACCTGGGATGGGACCACAGGAACAGCCAGGGAGGTCCCCGGTGGTGCAGGCTCTGGCAATGGTGTggctgatggcagcagcagagagggcatATACAAATGCTGACTCCCTTGTGCCTGAAAGAGACAAGaactccagctcagcctcctgggCCAGATAAACATCCCCCAAAAACAGACTGACACAGTCGGtgtcccccagagcagccaaCACTCTGGAGCTCACTGCAGCTGAGATGTCCCATGGCACCACTAGTTTGGAGCACATCTAAGTGAACTCTTCAACATAAGACAACATCCCAGCAGGGCAAGG
Proteins encoded:
- the WNT11 gene encoding protein Wnt-11 isoform X2, yielding MKPGLRFFLAGFLLLILQTGLCYGIKWIALSKTSLALALNQTQHCKQLEGLVVSQVQLCRSNLELMQTIIQAAREVIKTCRKTFSDMRWNCSSIELAPNYLLDLDRGTRESAFVYALSAAAISHTIARACTTGDLPGCSCGPIPGETPGPGYRWGGCADNLNYGLIMGSKFSDAPMKMKKSGSQANKLMHLHNSEVGRQVLKASLEMKCKCHGVSGSCSIKTCWKGLQELRDIALDLKTKYLSATKVVHRPMGTRKYLVPKDIDIRPVKETELIYLQSSPDFCMKNEKVGSHGTQDRSGWRERENPRSQYSRQKSFAFCLNGAMQQDFQWE
- the WNT11 gene encoding protein Wnt-11 isoform X1, producing MKPGLRFFLAGFLLLILQTGLCYGIKWIALSKTSLALALNQTQHCKQLEGLVVSQVQLCRSNLELMQTIIQAAREVIKTCRKTFSDMRWNCSSIELAPNYLLDLDRGTRESAFVYALSAAAISHTIARACTTGDLPGCSCGPIPGETPGPGYRWGGCADNLNYGLIMGSKFSDAPMKMKKSGSQANKLMHLHNSEVGRQVLKASLEMKCKCHGVSGSCSIKTCWKGLQELRDIALDLKTKYLSATKVVHRPMGTRKYLVPKDIDIRPVKETELIYLQSSPDFCMKNEKVGSHGTQDRQCNKTSNGSDSCDLMCCGRGYNPYMDKVVERCHCKYHWCCYVTCKKCERTVERYVCK